The Macadamia integrifolia cultivar HAES 741 unplaced genomic scaffold, SCU_Mint_v3 scaffold909, whole genome shotgun sequence genome includes a window with the following:
- the LOC122070410 gene encoding LOW QUALITY PROTEIN: putative disease resistance protein At4g10780 (The sequence of the model RefSeq protein was modified relative to this genomic sequence to represent the inferred CDS: inserted 1 base in 1 codon) — translation MALSGQILPIGQPVVAIVQWLWVPLGRQISYIKNLEENFEKLKVKAIDLYNKRTDVNREINRDIISKMPTAECRTWLQKVGEMETKVNDIEREFQENKSCIGTLCPNIWWQRNLGKKIVTMIDDIVILKDDSLLSRRYVVEVPPQPVEPIPAPTIEGNNTSINRTVQEILRCITDCDKQKIGIWGMGGLGKTASIKLIHNLPEITVLFDMVISVTVSKDGGIRKVQKDIIEHLSLNFDDKESVERTAQKILQRLSCVNYLLLLDDLWQKMDLEIIGIPNPSKQNGCKMIITTRSMVVCNKMEIDEQIKVKVLSEEEAWNMFREKVGNVVDSQDIREIATQVVRKCQGLPLALIVIGGSLRNKCDLCEWRNAWMELSSNRHEIIDDMEESVFMILKFSYDHLKSTNMKNCFLYCALYPEDYQIPETELIQRWWVVGFIDGALSLNAAYDKGHAIINYLKMVSLLEGDGLHQVVKMYDVIRDLALILTSSSAPLSAKIVREDGNQFLVRRNIGIEELSNEDDWGQFQRISLMHNKIRNLPENPTSLLLVTLFLQHDRRLTRIPESFFEHMHNLRVLDLSYTNVNATPSAVSNLVSLRGLYLFNCFSLVTLPSQMGNLKKLQVLHLGGKLGKFEYLPIEIQQLVLLRXLQVSFKNIPSANRLMFPNGIISRLSLIEDLSIHLDTVGYHSPKFGETIAEEMASLKQLTQLEFHFTLESFEHFLCESCQWENQSLKSFRFMVECSNYEERFPMFDSEEETSKMRYLRVLGVITHPLYMQMYFIGPMVFIYEAIRLLKGYWILAWRT, via the exons ATGGCTTTAAGTGGACAAATACTCCCCATTGGGCAACCAGTTGTAGCCATTGTGCAATGGTTATGGGTCCCGCTCGGACGTCAAATCAGCTATATcaaaaatcttgaagaaaattttgagaaGCTGAAAGTGAAAGCGATAGATCTCTACAACAAAAGGACGGATGTAAATAGAGAGATAAACAGAGATATCATATCAAAAATGCCAACAGCAGAATGCCGAACTTGGCTTCAGAAGGTGGGAGAGATGGAAACTAAAGTCAATGACATAGAAAGAGAGTTCCAGGAAAATAAGAGTTGCATTGGCACATTATGCCCCAACATTTGGTGGCAGAGGAATCTGGGTAAGAAAATTGTGACTATGATAGATGACATTGTTATTCTCAAGGACGACTCATTGCTTTCAAGAAGATATGTGGTTGAGGTACCTCCACAGCCAGTTGAGCCAATTCCTGCACCAACTATAGAAGGCAATAATACATCAATTAATCGTACTGTCCAGGAGATATTAAGATGCATAACAGATTGTGATAAACAGAAAATTGGCATATGGGGCATGGGTGGACTTGGAAAGACAGCTTCAATAAAGCTTATACACAATTTACCTGAAATAACAGTTCTGTTCGACATGGTTATTTCGGTAACTGTGTCCAAAGATGGAGGTATAAGAAAGGTACAAAAGGATATTATAGAGCATCTATCATTGAATTTTGATGATAAGGAGTCTGTTGAAAGAACAGCCCAGAAAATTTTACAACGATTGAGTTGTGTGAATTATTTGCTGCTTCTAGATGACTTATGGCAAAAAATGGATCTGGAAATAATAGGAATTCCCAACCCAAGCAAACAAAATGGCTGCAAAATGATAATAACGACTCGGTCCATGGTTGTCTGTAACAAAATGGAGATTGATGAACAAATTAAAGTTAAAGTCTTATCTGAAGAAGAGGCATGGAACATGTTTCGTGAAAAGGTCGGGAACGTTGTAGATTCACAGGATATAAGAGAAATAGCTACACAGGTTGTTCGAAAATGTCAAGGTTTGCCACTTGCCCTTATTGTGATAGGAGGGTCCTTAAGAAATAAGTGTGACCTGTGTGAATGGAGAAATGCATGGATGGAGTTGAGTTCGAATAGGCACGAAATTATTGATGACATGGAAGAATCTGTCTTTATGATATTAAAGTTCAGTTACGATCATTTAAAGAGCACCAATATGAAGAATTGCTTTTTATATTGTGCTTTATACCCTGAGGACTATCAGATTCCAGAAACAGAACTTATACAACGTTGGTGGGTAGTGGGTTTCATCGATGGTGCTTTAAGCTTGAATGCGGCATATGATAAAGGGCATGCTATAATAAATTACCTAAAAATGGTGTCATTGTTGGAAGGAGATGGCCTACATCAGGTAGTCAAGATGTATGATGTCATTAGAGATTTGGCATTAATACTCACATCATCATCAGCACCATTGTCTGCTAAAATAGTGCGAGAGGATGGTAACCAGTTCTTGGTTAGAAGAAATATTGGAATAGAGGAGCTCTCAAATGAGGACGATTGGGGACAGTTCCAAAGGATCTCCTTGATGCATAATAAAATTCGCAATCTACCTGAGAACCCCACATCCCTCTTACTTGTGACATTATTTTTGCAGCATGATAGAAGATTGACTAGAATTCCAGAATCATTCTTCGAGCATATGCACAATCTTCGAGTTTTGGACCTATCATACACTAATGTCAA tgCAACACCATCTGCTGTCTCCAATTTAGTAAGCCTTCGAGGATTATATCTCTTCAATTGTTTCTCATTGGTTACTCTACCATCCCAAATGGGGAATCTGAAAAAACTTCAGGTGCTTCATTTGGGAGGCAAGCTTGGCAAGTTTGAGTACTTACCTATTGAAATTCAGCAACTTGTGCTCCTTA ATCTGCAAGTGTCATTTAAAAATATACCAAGTGCAAATCGACTGATGTTTCCTAATGGAATTATATCAAGACTCTCTCTAATCGAAGACTTGAGCATACATTTAGACACTGTAGGGTATCATTCTCCAAAGTTTGGAGAAACCATTGCAGAAGAGATGGCTAGCTTAAAGCAACTAACTCAACTTGAGTTTCACTTTACATTGGAAAGTTTTGAGCATTTTCTATGTGAAAGTTGTCAATGGGAAAATCAAAGCTTGAAGTCTTTTCGGTTCATGGTGGAGTGCAGCAACTATGAAGAGCGATTCCCTATGTTTGATTCTGAAGAAGAAACATCAAAGATGCGATACTTAAGAGTGTTGGGAGTAATTACCCACCCACTGTATATGCAGATGTACTTCATCGGGCCAATGGTTTTCATTTACGAGGCCATCAGACTTCTCAAGGGCTATTGGATTTTGGCTTGGAGAACTTGA